A genome region from Rhizophagus irregularis chromosome 14, complete sequence includes the following:
- a CDS encoding glycogen synthase isoform 1 produces the protein MRSKAPVTVHEFGDRYTLIGPLYYKTAMAEVEPEEVSNPYMREVLEEMSRQGIRWMYGRWLIESAPHVLLFDTGSVSTRLEEWKADLWKVASIPSPPNDQEVNDAILFGYLVTWFLNDFVAREKNAAVIAHFHDWLAAVGVPLIRKRHIDLATIFTSHATLLGRYLVSGSVDFYNNIKSFNVEEEAGKRGIYHRYHIERAAAHCSDVFTTVSQITAYEAEHLLRRKPDGVLPIGLNAVKFSAMHEFQNLHAQNKEKIHDFVRGHFYGHYDFDLDSTLYFFTAGHYEFKNKGVDTFIESLGRLNSRLIACNSPTTVVAFIVMPAATQSFAVESLKGQAVTKQLKETIKDITEKIGQRIFEKAARYAGGDIVDAIVEPEELLTSKDKVFLKRRVIALKRGGWPPIVTHNMVDDASDPILNAIRHVRLLNSPGDRVKVIFHPEFMNSGSPLIGLDYEDFVRGCHLGVFPSYYEPWGTAPAECTVMGVPCITSNLSGYGGFMEEILETPADYGIHIVDRRTRSTEESINQMADYMLQFCQKSRRQRITQRNRTERLSDLLDWKIMGMEYVRARKLALYRTYPDSFAGAEAGEFESYIKAKIPKPLSAPGSPRIKGSGSVADDEEITEGMSNFNIIDEENEETR, from the exons ATGAGATCAAAAGCTCCAGTTACTGTTCATGAATTTGGTGACCGATATACTCTCATTGGTCCCTTATATTATAAAACTGCAATGGCTGAAGTTGAACCTGAAGAAGTGTCTAATCCTTACATGAGAGAGGTTCTCGAAGAAATGTCTCGTCAAGGAATTCGATGGATGTATGGAAGGTGGTTAATTGAAAGTGCTCCTCATGTTCTTCTCTTCGATACTGGTTCAGTTTCTACAAGATTGGAAGAATGGAAAGCTGATTTATGGAAGGTCGCCAGTATTCCTTCTCCCCCAAATGATCAAGAAGTTAATGATGCAATTTTGTTTGGTTACTTAGTAACCTGGTTTttaaatgat tttgttGCTCGTGAAAAAAACGCCGCGGTGATAGCACATTTTCATGATTGGTTGGCCGCTGTTGGAGTTCCTCTCATAAGGAAACGTCATATCGATTTGGCGACTATATTTACCTCTCATGCAACTTTACTTGGTCGTTATTTAGTTTCCGGTTCTGtggatttttataataatataaaaagtttcaatGTTGAAGAGGAGGCTGGAAAACGTGGAATATATCATCGATATCATATTGAACGTGCTGCAGCTCATTGTTCTGATGTATTTACTACTGTTAGTCAAATTACTGCTTATGAAGCCGAACATTTGTTACGAAGAAAACCAG atggTGTCCTTCCTATTGGGTTAAATGCAGTGAAGTTTTCCGCTATGcatgaatttcaaaatttacacGCACAAAATAAGGAAAAGATTCATGATTTTGTTAGGGGACATTTTTATGGTCATTATGATTTCGATTTGGATAGTAcattatatttctttacaGCCGGTcattatgaatttaaaaataaaggcGTTGATACATTTATCGAATCACTAGGAC GTTTAAATTCTCGTTTAATAGCTTGTAATTCGCCGACAACTGTCGTGGCTTTCATAGTTATGCCTGCTGCTACACAATCTTTTGCCGTTGAATCTTTGAAAGGCCAAGCTGTTACCAAGCAATTAAAAGAAACTATAAAAGATATTACGGAAAAGATTGGACaaagaatatttgaaaaagCCGCTCGCTATGCTgg TGGTGATATCGTGGATGCGATAGTGGAACCTGAAGAATTACTCACAAGTAAAGATAAAGTATTCTTGAAAAGACGTGTCATTGCTTTAAAACGTGGAGGATGGCCACCAATAGTCACACATAATATGGTTGATGACGCATCAGATCCCATTTTAAATGCTATTCGTCACGTACGATTGTTAAATAGTCCAGGTGATCGAGTGAAAGTTATATTTCACCCAGAATTTATGAATTCTGGTAGTCCTTTAATTGGATTGGATTATGAAGATTTCGTTCGTGGATGTCATCTTGGCGTTTTCCCCAGTTATTATGAACCTTGGGGCACGGCACCTGCAGAATGTACTGTTATGGGTGTACCTTGTATCACATCAAACCTTTCGGGATACGGTGGCTTTATGGAAGAAATACTTGAAACACCTGCTg ATTATGGTATACACATTGTGGATCGTCGTACAAGGTCGACTGAAGAATCAATAAATCAGATGGCTGATTATATGTTGCAATTTTGTCAAAAATCCCGACGTCAGAGAATTACTCAACGTAATAGAACTGAAAGGTTATCAGATTTATTAGATTGGAAAATTATGGGTATGGAATATGTTAGAGCAAGAAAGTTAGCTTTATACAGAACATACCCTGATTCATTTGCCGGAGCTGAAGCTGGAGAATTTGAAAGTTATATTAAAGCCAAAATTCCTAAACCTTTGTCAGCACCTGGATCCCCTAGAATTAAGGGTAGTGGTAGTGTTGCTGACGATGAAGAAATCACGGAAGGGAtgagtaattttaatattattgatgaagaaaatgaGGAAACAAGATAA
- a CDS encoding uncharacterized protein (SECRETED:cutsite_TTA-TN; SECRETED:prob_0.9012); SECRETED:SignalP(1-27) has product MWLNKSILFATAILIVSILLFSSQTTATNCKTVTKTRHCTKTINPKNCPKTKTTTVTVSSTTIKPATTTTTTTTTTTTTSTVVPTTNTVKKRHENEEVICIPDKKEKRHDFYYKHRKCVKTVYCTPTVIKKCPKPRTTTLTATRTFTSTSVSVTTTTATATTTTTTVIPCCTPGAFQTAIPLQLHLNVNAQVNGATDAISCCVACAQDPNCVQWNLASSRCFLSGSATCNNPIIPFGIAATAGGIMRCQDGCLPPN; this is encoded by the coding sequence ATGTGGTTGAATAAAAGTATTCTTTTCGCTACAGCTATTTTAATTGTCTCTATACTTCTTTTCTCATCGCAAACAACTGCTACAAACTGCAAGACCGTCACAAAGACACGCCATTGTACTAAAACCATTAATCCTAAAAATTGCCCAAAAACCAAAACCACTACTGTCACAGTTAGTTCTACCACCATCAAACCCGCCACTACTACTACTACTACCACCACTACCACAACCACAACCTCCACCGTCGTACCTACTACAAATACTGTAAAAAAGAGACATGAGAATGAGGAGGTTATTTGCATCCCCGATAAAAAGGAAAAGCGGCATGATTTCTATTATAAACATCGAAAATGCGTAAAAACCGTCTATTGTACTCCAACtgttatcaaaaaatgtcCCAAACCTCGCACCACAACATTGACTGCTACTAGGACTTTTACTTCAACTTCCGTATCAGTAACAACAACTACAGCGACTGCAACAACAACTACCACAACTGTTATTCCTTGTTGTACTCCTGGTGCATTTCAAACTGCAATTCCACTCCAATTACATCTAAACGTTAATGCTCAAGTTAATGGAGCTACAGATGCAATAAGTTGTTGTGTAGCTTGTGCTCAAGACCCCAATTGTGTTCAATGGAATCTTGCAAGCAGCCGATGTTTCTTATCCGGTTCAGCCACTTGTAATAATCCAATAATACCATTTGGTATAGCAGCGACCGCTGGGGGAATTATGCGATGCCAAGATGGTTGTCTACCACCAAATTAA